DNA from Bradyrhizobium diazoefficiens USDA 110:
CGGCCCCTTCAAGATCTTGAACACGCCGTTGGCCATCACCACACAGCGGTTGTCCACGCTGACTTCGGTGCTCATGAAAATCAGACTGCGCGTCGCGCGCACCACGCGCGGGCGCGAGATCAGGATGTCGCCGATCTGGCCGGCCTCGACGAAATGGGTGTCGAGCTGCACTGTCGCCATGAACTCCTTGCCGGAGACGTAGCGGGCGGTCATGCCGCAGGTGCGGTCGGCGAACGTCATCATCACGCCGCCCTGGACCATGCCGCGGCGGTTGTGATGCTTGTCCTCGGTGGCGAGTGCGAATTCGTAGCGACCGTCGACCTTGCGCTGCCACAAGGGGCCGATCAAGTGCAAGAAGCCCGTGGTCTCGAGGATGGTCCAGCCCTCCGATTTGAGCCTTGCGGCGGCCTTGTTGGTCATCTCGTCGTCCATTCCTCTGCGGGCCTTGCGATCTCATTTCATCGGGGGCGGACGTGGTGTAGTCAAGCATGATGAGACCGTTCGACGATGCCACACGGCGGAATATCGCGGCCGCCTGCGCGGCCTTCACGCGGCTGCCGGAAGACGGCGCAGCGCCTTCGCT
Protein-coding regions in this window:
- a CDS encoding PaaI family thioesterase gives rise to the protein MTNKAAARLKSEGWTILETTGFLHLIGPLWQRKVDGRYEFALATEDKHHNRRGMVQGGVMMTFADRTCGMTARYVSGKEFMATVQLDTHFVEAGQIGDILISRPRVVRATRSLIFMSTEVSVDNRCVVMANGVFKILKGPA